A window of Apium graveolens cultivar Ventura chromosome 8, ASM990537v1, whole genome shotgun sequence contains these coding sequences:
- the LOC141677846 gene encoding uncharacterized protein LOC141677846 produces MARSRAIKIRKGKDITVVCIEIPSMGNSASSQARVSETLRTSSDFNSVVNSVYQTTLSLAQHAFPGIKPYQLLSASDQIHASLTLINYPLVLKWVPSPPTRSQVDQAFKSINPEQQHITLGEDEFTHFAVELYGNAIVSGTQKAVMVRLPVGIAGILGVGVVVGRGKALVKAAVGVYALGAAVAFYFGF; encoded by the coding sequence ATGGCAAGAAGCAGAGCCATCAAAATAAGAAAAGGAAAGGACATTACAGTAGTGTGTATCGAAATTCCAAGTATGGGTAACTCAGCATCATCACAGGCACGAGTGAGTGAAACCCTCCGAACCTCCTCCGACTTCAACTCGGTTGTCAACTCAGTTTACCAAACCACGCTCTCTCTCGCCCAACACGCTTTCCCAGGCATCAAACCCTACCAACTCCTCTCCGCTTCCGACCAAATCCACGCTTCTCTCACTCTCATCAACTACCCTCTTGTCCTAAAATGGGTCCCATCTCCCCCCACGCGCTCTCAGGTCGATCAGGCATTCAAATCCATCAACCCCGAACAACAACACATAACTCTAGGAGAGGATGAGTTCACACATTTTGCAGTTGAGTTGTATGGGAACGCTATCGTTTCCGGTACTCAGAAGGCTGTTATGGTCAGACTTCCGGTGGGTATTGCTGGAATTCTGGGTGTTGGGGTTGTCGTGGGGAGGGGTAAGGCTTTGGTTAAGGCCGCGGTTGGGGTCTACGCGCTTGGTGCTGCCGTTGCGTTTTATTTTGGATTCTAG